The Burkholderia pyrrocinia genome includes a region encoding these proteins:
- a CDS encoding N-acyl-D-amino-acid deacylase family protein yields MHFDVILRRGELIDGTGAARFDADLGVTGTRIAAIGDLSGATAAHTLDASGLVVAPGFIDSHTHDDAFVLTDPDVEPKVAQGVTTVIAGNCGISLAPLLAERDVPQPLDLLGAWQAFRFPSFRAYLDALDATPAAVNTAALVGHSTLRVRHMADLERAADAAEIAEMAADVREAMAAGAFGVSSGTFYPPAAAATTDELIDVCAPLRDTGGVFATHLRDETDAIIASLDEAFSIGRALDVRVVLSHHKVAGKANHGRSIETLAHIDAQRARQALCVDCHPYPATSTMLRADRIRQSSRVILAWSKPHPELAGRDFHDLLPLFGDSVDAAIDALRPAGAIYFVMDEADVERIMGHELTMVGSDGLPNDTRPHPRLWGTFPRVLGEFSRERGLFPLETAVRKMTGLTAEQFGIAERGRLAVGNYADLVVFDPARVIDRATFASPTLRPDGIEHVFVNGQAVLANGRHTGARPGRALRRPLSSRESS; encoded by the coding sequence ATGCATTTCGATGTGATCCTGCGGCGCGGCGAGCTGATCGACGGCACGGGCGCCGCGCGCTTCGACGCCGATCTCGGCGTGACCGGCACGCGCATCGCCGCGATCGGCGACCTGAGCGGCGCGACGGCCGCGCACACGCTCGACGCGAGCGGCCTGGTCGTCGCGCCGGGCTTCATCGACAGCCACACGCACGACGACGCGTTCGTGCTGACCGATCCCGACGTCGAACCCAAGGTCGCGCAAGGCGTCACCACGGTGATCGCGGGCAACTGCGGGATCAGCCTCGCACCGCTGCTCGCCGAACGCGACGTGCCGCAGCCGCTCGACCTGCTCGGCGCATGGCAGGCGTTCCGCTTCCCGTCCTTTCGCGCGTATCTCGACGCGCTCGATGCCACGCCCGCCGCCGTCAACACGGCGGCCCTCGTCGGCCATTCGACGCTGCGCGTACGACACATGGCCGATCTCGAACGCGCGGCCGACGCAGCGGAAATCGCGGAGATGGCGGCCGACGTGCGCGAAGCGATGGCGGCCGGCGCGTTCGGCGTATCGTCGGGCACCTTCTATCCGCCCGCCGCCGCCGCGACCACCGACGAGCTGATCGACGTGTGCGCGCCGCTGCGCGACACGGGCGGCGTGTTCGCGACGCACCTGCGCGACGAGACCGACGCGATCATCGCGTCGCTCGACGAGGCATTCTCGATCGGCCGCGCGCTCGACGTGCGCGTCGTGCTGTCGCATCACAAGGTGGCCGGCAAGGCCAACCACGGCCGCTCGATCGAGACGCTCGCGCACATCGACGCGCAGCGGGCGCGGCAAGCGCTGTGCGTCGACTGCCATCCGTATCCGGCCACGTCGACGATGCTGCGCGCGGACCGCATCCGCCAGTCGTCGCGTGTGATCCTCGCGTGGTCGAAGCCGCATCCCGAGCTCGCGGGCCGCGACTTCCACGACCTGCTGCCGCTGTTCGGCGATTCCGTCGACGCGGCGATCGACGCGCTGCGCCCGGCCGGCGCGATCTACTTCGTGATGGACGAAGCGGATGTCGAACGCATCATGGGCCACGAACTGACGATGGTCGGCTCAGACGGCCTGCCGAACGACACGCGCCCGCATCCGCGGCTGTGGGGCACCTTCCCGCGCGTGCTCGGCGAATTCTCGCGCGAGCGCGGCCTGTTCCCGCTGGAGACGGCCGTGCGCAAGATGACGGGCCTCACCGCCGAGCAGTTCGGGATCGCGGAGCGCGGCCGGCTCGCGGTCGGCAACTACGCCGATCTCGTCGTGTTCGATCCCGCACGCGTGATCGACCGCGCGACCTTCGCGAGCCCGACGCTGCGCCCCGACGGCATCGAGCACGTATTCGTCAACGGGCAGGCCGTACTCGCGAACGGGCGCCACACCGGCGCGCGTCCCGGGCGCGCGCTGCGCCGCCCCCTCTCCAGCCGGGAATCGTCATGA
- a CDS encoding MFS transporter — protein MTHSNGAASPRGMPSAADARAGAATPDVDALYARLSRRIIPLILVCYFFGYLDRVNVGFAKLQMVTDLHLSEAAYGVGAGLFFVGYLLLQVPAGWLVQRVGVKRCLAGSMLTWGVVSIATLATRDTVSFYALRFLLGVTEASFFPAVIAYFSVWFPSHRLSKVMALLFLAMPLGVIVGGPLSGWIMDATHGGLGLRGWQWMFLLEGLPAVALGLVLLVRVTERIDDATWLTDAEKRTVHAEMAQEAAGKRTQLGAALREPTLWILFATSFLYNVGNYGLVFWMPTMIKSLGDLSNLAVGLVSAIPYLAASVAMVANAQHSVRTGERRWHTALPVAIGGVALLASLGMHTHPVLAVACLTVGVAGIMSTLAMFWSLPSRILAGEAAAGGAGLVNIGAAVAGFVGPTLMGYAKGLTGSTEFGVALLAFTLFAAAALILSIPRRLMGRS, from the coding sequence ATGACCCATTCGAACGGCGCGGCCTCGCCGCGCGGCATGCCGTCCGCCGCCGATGCGCGCGCGGGCGCCGCTACACCCGATGTCGATGCGCTGTATGCGCGGTTGAGCCGGCGCATCATTCCGCTGATCCTCGTGTGCTACTTCTTCGGCTATCTCGACCGCGTGAACGTCGGTTTCGCGAAGCTGCAGATGGTGACGGACCTCCACCTGTCGGAAGCGGCGTACGGCGTCGGCGCGGGACTGTTCTTCGTCGGCTACCTGCTGCTGCAGGTGCCGGCCGGCTGGCTCGTGCAGCGCGTCGGCGTGAAGCGCTGCCTCGCCGGGTCGATGCTGACCTGGGGCGTGGTGTCGATCGCCACGCTCGCCACCCGCGACACGGTCAGCTTCTACGCGCTGCGCTTCCTGCTCGGCGTGACCGAAGCCAGCTTCTTCCCGGCCGTGATCGCGTATTTCAGCGTGTGGTTTCCGTCGCATCGGCTGTCGAAGGTGATGGCGCTGCTGTTTCTCGCAATGCCGCTCGGCGTGATCGTCGGCGGCCCGCTGTCCGGCTGGATCATGGACGCGACGCACGGCGGGCTCGGGCTGCGCGGCTGGCAATGGATGTTCCTGCTCGAAGGGCTGCCGGCCGTCGCGCTCGGGCTGGTCCTGCTCGTGCGCGTGACCGAACGGATCGACGACGCGACATGGCTGACCGACGCCGAGAAGCGGACGGTCCACGCGGAAATGGCGCAGGAGGCGGCCGGCAAGCGCACGCAACTCGGCGCCGCGCTGCGCGAGCCGACGCTGTGGATCCTGTTCGCGACGTCGTTTCTCTATAACGTCGGCAACTACGGGCTCGTGTTCTGGATGCCGACGATGATCAAGTCACTCGGCGATCTCAGCAATCTCGCGGTCGGCCTCGTCAGCGCGATCCCGTATCTCGCCGCCTCGGTCGCGATGGTCGCGAACGCGCAGCATTCGGTGCGCACCGGCGAGCGGCGCTGGCATACGGCGCTGCCGGTCGCGATCGGCGGCGTCGCGCTGCTCGCGAGTCTCGGGATGCACACGCACCCCGTGCTCGCGGTCGCGTGCCTGACCGTCGGCGTGGCCGGCATCATGAGCACGCTCGCGATGTTCTGGAGTTTGCCGTCGCGGATCCTCGCCGGCGAGGCGGCCGCCGGCGGCGCGGGGCTCGTCAACATCGGCGCGGCCGTCGCCGGATTCGTCGGCCCGACGCTGATGGGCTATGCGAAGGGTTTGACGGGCAGCACGGAATTCGGTGTCGCGCTGCTCGCGTTCACGCTGTTCGCAGCGGCGGCGCTGATCTTGTCGATTCCGCGCCGGTTGATGGGGCGGTCATGA
- a CDS encoding LysR family transcriptional regulator, with product MKVENSELEAFVAVAELGTFHRAAEKLHLTQPGLSRRIQKLEQALGVELFHRTTRSVTLTGVGRQFLPMAREQIAQLGMMLSSIQEIAEKRYGKVRLACIPTVVARALPDVLRQYAARYPHVAVQILDGNHDFVLSQVRAGIAEFGVSLHPGDDGDLAFEPLFTDRYVLAAHEDDPLARADAVTLGELRHAKLIIGGRDSGNRLLLEMLMGQEAVRTRWFYEVEHISCVAALVAAGVGCAILPESALRAYGSPAVRAVPIASPTIERTVGIVRHRTISMSSFASDLQALVKASLA from the coding sequence ATGAAAGTCGAAAACTCGGAACTCGAAGCGTTCGTCGCCGTCGCGGAGCTCGGCACGTTCCATCGCGCCGCGGAGAAGCTGCACTTGACTCAGCCGGGGCTGTCGCGCCGCATCCAGAAGCTTGAACAGGCGCTCGGCGTCGAATTGTTCCATCGCACCACGCGCAGCGTGACGCTGACGGGCGTCGGCCGCCAGTTCCTGCCGATGGCGCGCGAGCAGATCGCGCAGCTCGGGATGATGCTGTCGTCGATCCAGGAGATCGCCGAGAAGCGCTACGGCAAGGTGCGGCTCGCGTGCATCCCCACCGTCGTCGCGCGGGCGCTGCCCGACGTGCTGCGCCAGTACGCGGCCAGGTATCCGCATGTCGCCGTGCAGATCCTCGACGGCAATCACGATTTCGTGCTGTCGCAGGTGCGCGCGGGCATCGCCGAATTCGGCGTGAGCCTGCACCCGGGCGACGACGGCGATCTCGCGTTCGAGCCGCTCTTCACCGACCGCTACGTGCTCGCGGCCCACGAGGACGACCCGCTCGCGCGCGCCGACGCCGTCACGCTCGGCGAATTGCGGCACGCGAAGCTGATCATCGGCGGGCGCGACAGCGGCAACCGCCTGCTGCTCGAAATGCTGATGGGCCAGGAAGCCGTGCGGACCCGCTGGTTCTACGAGGTCGAGCACATCTCGTGCGTCGCGGCGCTCGTGGCGGCCGGCGTCGGCTGCGCGATCCTGCCAGAGAGCGCGCTGCGCGCGTACGGTTCACCCGCCGTGCGCGCGGTGCCGATCGCGAGCCCGACGATCGAGCGCACGGTCGGCATCGTGCGGCACCGCACCATCTCGATGTCCAGCTTCGCGAGCGACCTCCAGGCCCTGGTGAAGGCGTCGCTCGCCTGA
- a CDS encoding amidase family protein, whose protein sequence is MRSALALAAEVRAGRIGAESLVQAALADIAARDGAIHACAQTFDERALRDARRIDRCVRDGLDPGPLAGVPFLVKWNFDVAGYTTVAGSPARAALPAAAADAAMVARLCAAGAVPVGATHMDELACGATGVNPHYGSVRLPADPTRMTGGSSSGSAAAVAAGYVPLALGSDTNGSIRAPAALCGVWGFRPSDGRLSRDGCLPYADSLDTVGGFANDIDDLAALYDAMLSDAVTLHAQRIGAPGAPLRVAVLAGDFERHADADAQRAVRRAAACLRASDSIPVGRDEVARVRDAAVVISNVELARAHRGLLDAPAPLVSERLRSRIAAGLATPETIHLEAIACRAAWRARLEALFAHHDVLIAAATPYAAPRFADATVDVNGEALEPAKTLGLLTQPISFAGLPVVSAPCFLPGELPVGVQLIGAPGSEAVCFDAARKFSAAWRNMRR, encoded by the coding sequence ATGCGCAGCGCGCTCGCGCTGGCAGCCGAGGTTCGCGCGGGGCGTATCGGCGCTGAGTCGCTCGTGCAGGCCGCGCTCGCCGACATCGCCGCGCGCGACGGCGCGATCCACGCGTGCGCGCAGACGTTCGACGAACGGGCGCTGCGCGACGCGCGGCGAATCGACCGGTGCGTACGGGACGGGCTCGACCCGGGCCCGCTCGCCGGCGTGCCGTTTCTCGTGAAGTGGAACTTCGACGTGGCCGGCTACACGACGGTCGCGGGATCGCCCGCGCGCGCCGCGTTGCCGGCCGCCGCTGCCGATGCGGCGATGGTCGCCCGGCTGTGCGCGGCCGGCGCGGTGCCGGTCGGCGCGACCCACATGGACGAACTCGCGTGCGGCGCCACCGGTGTGAATCCGCACTACGGTTCCGTGCGCCTGCCTGCGGACCCGACGCGCATGACCGGTGGCTCGTCGAGCGGCTCGGCCGCCGCGGTCGCGGCCGGTTATGTGCCGCTCGCGCTCGGCAGCGACACCAACGGCTCGATCCGCGCGCCGGCCGCGCTGTGCGGCGTATGGGGCTTTCGGCCGAGCGACGGGCGGCTGTCGCGGGACGGTTGCCTGCCTTATGCCGATTCGCTCGATACCGTCGGCGGGTTCGCGAACGATATCGACGATCTTGCGGCGTTGTACGACGCGATGCTCAGCGATGCGGTGACGTTGCATGCGCAACGAATTGGCGCACCGGGCGCGCCGCTGCGCGTCGCCGTGCTGGCCGGCGATTTCGAACGGCATGCCGATGCGGACGCGCAACGCGCCGTGCGGCGCGCGGCGGCTTGCCTGCGCGCCAGCGATTCGATACCGGTCGGCCGTGACGAAGTCGCGCGGGTGCGCGACGCGGCGGTCGTGATCTCGAACGTGGAACTGGCTCGCGCCCATCGCGGGTTGCTCGACGCGCCGGCCCCGCTCGTCTCCGAGCGCCTGCGGTCGCGCATTGCGGCTGGCCTCGCGACGCCCGAGACCATCCATCTGGAAGCGATCGCCTGTCGAGCCGCCTGGCGCGCGCGCCTCGAAGCGCTGTTCGCACACCACGACGTGCTGATCGCGGCCGCGACGCCCTATGCCGCGCCGCGCTTCGCCGACGCGACCGTCGACGTCAACGGCGAAGCGCTCGAACCCGCGAAGACGCTCGGCCTGCTCACGCAGCCGATCTCGTTCGCGGGTTTGCCGGTCGTCAGTGCGCCGTGCTTCCTGCCGGGTGAGTTGCCGGTCGGCGTGCAGTTGATCGGCGCGCCGGGGAGCGAGGCCGTTTGCTTCGACGCCGCGCGGAAGTTCTCGGCCGCGTGGCGGAACATGCGTCGTTAG
- a CDS encoding NAD(P)/FAD-dependent oxidoreductase, whose translation MDFDVIVLGAGIVGVSAALHLQDRGRKVALVDRGAPGEGTSFGNAGLIERSSVEPYPFPRSPFTLMRYALNRSTDLYWHSASLPAFAPWLARFWWESAPLRHAAASRDMLPLIERCLVEHDALIARAGAGELVRASGWLEAFRTPAAFERGVAEAGLTARRHGLGITPLDAAALLAHEPSLAPGFCGALHWLDPKSVVDPSALVKAYAQLFVQGGGTLLTGDAASLTALSPGWQVTTQDGPAAAPAVVVALGPWSDTVFGKFGYKIPLREKRGYHMHYAPSARGVPSAPIVDREYGYVIAPMRRGLRLTTGVEIARRRVPPTGVQLERAERVARPVFGFGERLDPQPWLGFRPCTPDMRPVIGPAPAHRGLWFAFGHNHHGLTLGPVTGRLLAEMMTGEAPFTDPAPYRADRF comes from the coding sequence ATGGATTTCGACGTCATCGTTCTCGGCGCAGGCATCGTCGGCGTCTCCGCCGCGCTGCACCTGCAGGACCGCGGCCGCAAGGTCGCCCTCGTCGATCGCGGCGCGCCCGGCGAAGGCACGAGCTTCGGCAACGCGGGGCTGATCGAGCGCTCGTCGGTCGAACCGTATCCGTTCCCGCGCAGCCCGTTCACGCTGATGCGCTATGCGCTGAACCGCTCGACCGATCTCTACTGGCACAGCGCGTCGCTGCCCGCGTTCGCGCCGTGGCTCGCGCGTTTCTGGTGGGAATCGGCGCCGCTGCGTCACGCGGCGGCGTCGCGCGACATGCTGCCGCTGATCGAGCGCTGCCTCGTCGAGCACGACGCGCTGATCGCGCGGGCCGGCGCCGGCGAACTCGTCCGCGCAAGCGGCTGGCTCGAAGCGTTCCGCACGCCGGCCGCCTTCGAACGCGGCGTGGCCGAGGCCGGGCTCACCGCGCGCCGCCACGGGCTCGGCATCACGCCGCTCGATGCCGCAGCGCTGCTCGCGCACGAACCGAGCCTCGCGCCGGGCTTCTGCGGCGCGCTGCACTGGCTCGATCCGAAAAGCGTCGTCGATCCGTCCGCGCTCGTCAAAGCGTACGCACAACTCTTCGTGCAGGGCGGCGGCACGCTGCTGACCGGCGACGCCGCGAGCCTCACCGCGCTGTCGCCCGGCTGGCAGGTCACAACGCAGGACGGCCCGGCCGCCGCGCCGGCCGTCGTCGTCGCGCTCGGCCCGTGGTCCGACACGGTGTTCGGCAAGTTCGGCTACAAGATTCCGCTGCGCGAGAAGCGCGGCTATCACATGCACTACGCGCCGTCCGCGCGCGGCGTGCCGTCGGCGCCGATCGTCGATCGCGAATACGGTTACGTGATCGCGCCGATGCGGCGCGGGCTGCGGCTCACCACCGGCGTCGAGATCGCGCGGCGCCGCGTACCGCCGACCGGCGTGCAGCTAGAACGCGCGGAACGCGTCGCGCGGCCCGTGTTCGGTTTCGGCGAGCGGCTCGACCCGCAGCCGTGGCTCGGTTTCCGGCCGTGCACGCCCGACATGCGCCCGGTGATCGGCCCCGCGCCCGCGCATCGCGGCCTGTGGTTCGCGTTCGGGCACAACCATCACGGGCTGACGCTCGGCCCCGTCACCGGCCGCCTGCTGGCCGAGATGATGACGG